The genomic stretch TCTGTTCCATGCCGATTGGCGACGCGCTGCCAAACCATTCGGTGATCGTGCCGCGTAAAGGGGTGATTGAGCTGATGCGTATGCTCGACGGCGGCGACACGCCGCTGCGCGTGCAGATCGGCAGCAACAACATCCGCGCACACGTGGGCGATTTTGTCTTCACTTCGAAGCTGGTTGACGGTCGTTTCCCGGATTATCGCCGCGTATTGCCGAAGAACCCGGACAAAACGCTGGAAGCGGGATGCGATAGCCTCAAGCAGGCCTTTGCTCGTGCGGCCATTCTCTCCAACGAGAAATTCCGCGGCGTGCGCCTGTTTGTTCATGAAAACCAGATCAAAATCACCGCTAACAACCCGGAGCAGGAAGAGGCAGAAGAGATTCTGGACGTCACCTACGCCGGCGCTGAGATGGAAATCGGCTTTAACGTCAGCTACGTATTGGATGTGCTGAATGCGCTGAAATGCGAGAACGTGCGCATTTTGCTGACCGACTCCGTTTCAAGCGTACAGATTGAAGATGCCGCATCACAGTCGGCTGCCTATGTTGTCATGCCAATGAGACTGTAATGTCGCTCACCCGTCTGTTGATCCGCGACTTTCGCAATATCGAAAGCGCGGATCTCGCTTTATCCCCTGGCTTTAACTTCCTGGTTGGCGCCAACGGCAGCGGCAAAACCAGCGTGCTTGAGGCCATCTATACGCTCGGCCACGGTCGGGCGTTTCGCAGTTTGCAGATTGGTCGCGTCATTCGCCACGAGCAGGAATCCTTTGTTTTGCACGGGCGTTTGCAGGGGGCGGAGCGGGAAACCGCCATCGGCCTGACCAAAGACAAGCAGGGCGACAGTAAGGTGCGCATCGACGGCACCGACGGCCATAAAGTGGCGGAGCTGGCGCTGCTGATGCCAATGCAGCTGATTACGCCGGAGGGGTTTACTTTACTCAACGGCGGCCCCAAATACAGAAGAGCATTCCTCGACTGGGGATGCTTTCACAACGAAGCCGGTTTCTTTAACGCCTGGAGCAACCTGAAGCGTCTGCTCAAGCAGCGTAACGCTGCACTGCGCCAGGTTACCCGTTACGCCCAGCTGCGTCCGTGGGACATGGAGTTAATCCCTCTCGCGGAACAAATCAGCAACTGGCGTGCCGAATACAGCGCAGGTATCGCCGAAGATATGGCCGACACCTGCAAACAGTTTTTACCTGAATTCTCTCTCACCTTCTCCTTCCAGCGCGGCTGGGAGAAAGAGACGGATTATGCCGAGGTGTTAGAGAGAAGCTTCGAGCGCGACCGCATGTTGACCTACACCGCGCACGGCCCGCACAAGGCGGATTTCCGCATTCGTGCCGACGGTGCACCGGTGGAAGACACGCTGTCGCGCGGGCAGCTCAAGCTCCTGATGTGCGCGCTGCGCCTGGCACAGGGAGAGTTTCTCACCCGCGAGAGCGGAAGACGCTGCCTGTACCTGATAGATGATTTTGCCTCGGAACTTGATGACGCGCGGCGCGGGCTGCTTGCCAGCCGCTTAAAAGCCACGCAGTCGCAGGTTTTCGTCAGCGCCATTAGCGCTGAACACGTTATAGACATGTCGGACGAAAATTCGAAGATGTTTACCGTGGAAAAGGGTAAAATAACGGATTAACCCAAGTTGAAATGAGCGAGAAACGTTGATGTCGAATTCTTATGACTCCTCCAGTATCAAAGTCCTGAAAGGGCTGGATGCGGTGCGTAAGCGCCCGGGTATGTATATCGGCGACACGGATGACGGCACCGGTCTGCACCACATGGTATTCGAGGTGGTAGATAACGCTATCGACGAAGCGCTCGCGGGTCACTGTAAAGACATCGTGGTCACCATCCATGCGGACAACTCCGTCTCCGTCACCGATGATGGTCGTGGCATCCCAACCGGTATTCACCCGGAAGAGGGCGTATCTGCTGCGGAAGTGATCATGACCGTGCTGCACGCAGGCGGTAAGTTTGACGATAACTCCTATAAAGTTTCCGGCGGCCTGCACGGCGTAGGCGTCTCCGTGGTTAACGCCCTGTCGCAGAAGCTGGAGTTGGTTATTCAGCGCGAAGGCAAAATCCACCGTCAGCTCTATACGCATGGCGTGCCGCAGGCACCGCTGGCCGTCACTGGCGATACCGACAAAACCGGTACCATGGTGCGTTTCTGGCCGAGCCTTGAAACCTTCACCAACGTCACCGAATTCGAGTATGACATCCTGGCGAAACGCCTGCGTGAACTGTCGTTCCTGAACTCCGGCGTCTCTATTCGCCTGCGCGACAAGCGTGACGGCAAAGAAGACCACTTCCACTACGAAGGCGGTATCAAGGCGTTCGTTGAGTATCTGAACAAGAACAAAACGCCTATTCACCCGAATATCTTCTATTTCTCCACCGAAAAAGACGGTATCGGCGTGGAAGTGGCATTGCAGTGGAACGACGGTTTCCAGGAAAACATCTACTGCTTCACCAACAACATTCCACAGCGCGACGGTGGTACTCACCTTGCAGGCTTCCGTGCGGCGATGACCCGTACCCTGAACGCCTACATGGACAAAGAAGGCTACAGCAAGAAAGCGAAAGTCAGCGCCACCGGTGATGACGCCCGTGAAGGCCTGATTGCCGTTGTCTCCGTGAAGGTGCCGGATCCGAAGTTCTCCTCACAGACCAAAGACAAGCTGGTCTCTTCTGAGGTGAAATCGGCGGTTGAACAGCAGATGAACGAACTGCTGAGCGAATACCTGCTGGAAAACCCGTCCGACGCGAAAATCGTGGTGGGCAAAATTATCGATGCGGCGCGTGCCCGTGAAGCGGCGCGTAAAGCCCGTGAAATGACCCGTCGTAAAGGTGCGCTGGACTTAGCAGGCCTGCCGGGCAAACTGGCTGACTGCCAGGAACGCGACCCGGCGCTGTCCGAACTGTACCTCGTGGAAGGGGACTCCGCGGGCGGTTCTGCGAAGCAGGGCCGTAACCGTAAGAACCAGGCGATTCTGCCGCTGAAGGGTAAAATCCTCAACGTTGAGAAAGCCCGTTTCGACAAGATGCTCTCTTCACAGGAAGTGGCGACCCTCATCACCGCGCTGGGCTGCGGCATCGGCCGTGATGAGTACAACCCGGACAAACTGCGCTACCACAGCATCATCATCATGACCGATGCGGACGTCGACGGCTCGCACATTCGTACGCTGCTGTTGACCTTCTTCTATCGTCAGATGCCTGAAATCGTTGAGCGTGGCCACGTCTACATTGCACAGCCGCCGCTGTACAAGGTGAAGAAAGGCAAGCAGGAACAGTACATTAAAGACGACGAAGCGATGGATCAGTACCAAATCGCAATCGCCCTTGATGGCGCGACCCTGCACGCGAACTCGCACGCCCCTGCACTGGCCGGTGAGCCGCTGGAGCGTCTGGTGTCAGAGTTCAACGCCACGCAGAAAATGATTACGCGTATGGAACGCCGCTATCCGAAAACGCTGCTGAAGGAGCTGGTTTATCAGCCAACCCTGACCGAAGCCGATCTGAGCGACGAGCAGACCGTGACCCGCTGGGTGAACGCCCTGGTGACCGATCTGAACGAGAAAGAGCAGCACGGCAGCATGTGGAAATGCGATATCCAGCAGAACACCGATAAGCAGTTCGAGCCTATTATTCGCGTGCGTACCCACGGCGTTGATACCGACTACCCGCTGGAACACGAGTTTGTGACCGGTCCGGAATACCGCCGTATCTGCACGCTCGGCGAGACGCTGCGCGGCCTGATCGAAGACGATGCGTTCATCGAACGTGGCGAACGTCGTCAGCCGGTAGCCAGCTTCGAGCAGGCGCTGGACTGGCTGGTGAAAGAGTCCCGTCGTGGCCTCGCGATCCAGCGCTATAAAGGTCTGGGCGAAATGAACCCGGAGCAGCTGTGGGAAACCACCATGGATCCGGAAAGCCGCCGCATGCTGCGCGTTACCGTTAAGGACGCGATTGCTGCTGACCAGCTGTTCACGACCCTGATGGGCGATGCGGTTGAACCACGTCGTGCCTTCATCGAAGAGAACGCCCTGAAAGCGGCAAATATCGATATTTAAACGTCGTTATGCCGCACTATAACTGGCCGCGCTTTTAGCGCGGCTTTTTTATGGGCGCTGGAAGGTCCAGTGACATCGCTGCCGGTAAACGGCTCGCCAGCGTATCTATCGCTATTCTTACCCTCAGCGGCAGATGTGGCGTCTGCTGCCACACGGCATGAACGTTGAAATGCACATCCGGTGCCTGCTTTAAGAGCGGGACGAGTTTACCCTGATGAATATCTTTGACGACCATCCAGCAGGGCAGCCATGCAATGCCGTGTCCGGCCAGCGTAGCGTCGCAGATAGCCTGCAAATCATCCATATTGAGGGACGATCGGGGTGTAAAGGTGTGCGACGTTCCTTCGTTATCCATCAGCTGCCAGGACAACACTCTGCCTGCGCTCAAATAGTTGATGGCCGTATGCTGGGATAAATCATTAACGCTTTGTGGCTGGCCTTTCTTAAGCAGATACTCCGGCGCGGCGCACAGCACCATGCGGTGTTCTCCCAGCTTTCTGGCGACCAGCACGCTGCTGTCCTGAAGCGTGCCGTTACGCACTGCCATATCAAACCCTTCCTCGACGAGATCCACCACGCGGTCGCTGAATGACATTTCCAGCTCAAGCCCGGGGTGTTCCTGCGCCAGCGCTATCAGCAGCGGGGCGACGCACTGGCGACCAAAGAGCACCGGCATGGCAACGCGCAGGCGGCCACTGACCTGCTGTTTCCCCGTTTCAAGCAGCGATTCTGCACCCCGAATCTCCTCCAGCGCGCGCAGGCAGCGTTCATAAAATAGGGCGCCGTTATCGGTCAGACTCTGGCTGCGGGTGGTGCGCTGAAAAAGACGTACCCCCAGCCGTTGTTCAAGGCGAGCGATGCTTTTCCCCACCGCCGAGCGTGATAAATGCAGACGAATGGCGGCCTGAGCAAAACTTCCCGCCTCAACGGCGGCCACAAAAACAGGAATATCCTTCAGCGTATCGGTCATGGATTGTATCTGTTATGGCGTCAATAAAGAGAAAACTTATCGCCACTGGAGACCTTTAGTCAACGGTAGACTGTCAGGACTAAAGCTCATCTGATGGCAGGAGAAATAAAATGACAGAGACAATGCAACGCTGGTCCCTGGACGCCCTCGGGCGCGAGAGCCTCAAGCTCATAAAGGAACCCGTTCCACAGCCCGGCCCGGGTGAGATCCGCGTGCGGGTGAATGCCGTTGCGCTTAACTATCGCGATAAAATGGTTGTTGAAGGCACGATGCCGATCCCGCTTTCCTTCCCGTTTACCCCGGCGTCTGACATGGCGGGAGTGGTGGACAGCATTGGCGAAGGCGTCACGCGTTTCCAGCCCGGCGCCCGCGTCATCTCAACCTTCTTCCCGGAGTGGATCGACGGTAAGCCGCAGGCGGACGCGCGTAATTTGCCCTATAAAACGTCCGGCGGATACTTTCAGGGAATGCTGTCCGAGTATGTGATTGTGATGGAAGACGCGCTGGTGGCCTCCCCGGAGACCCTGGATGACGCCGAGGCCAGCACCTTACCCTGCGCAGGGCTTACCGCCTGGTTTGCGCTGGTGGAGCGCGGCCAGCTGCGCGCCGGGCAATCGGTGCTGGTACAGGGCACGGGCGGCGTGGCGATATTCGCCCTTCAGATTGCAAAAGCGCACGGCGCGGAGGTGTTTGTCACCTCGGGGAGCGATGAGAAACTGGCGCTGGCCAAAACGCTGGGGGCCAGCCAGGGCATCAACCGCCTGAAGGGCGACTGGGCTGAAAATACGCTGGCGCTCACGCAGGATCGCGGCATCGACCATATTATCGAAACCGTGGGTGGGGAGAACCTGAAGCATTCCCTGCGCGCCGTTGCCGTTCACGGACGTATCTCCGTCATTGGCGTGCTGGCCGGGACGGAGATTACGCTCTCTGCTGGCGAACTGTTGCTGAAATCCCCCGTCATTCAGGGGATTGGCGTGGGGCACCGCCGGGCGCTGGAAGATTTTGTCCGCGCAGTTGACGTCACGGGGCTGAAGCCGGTGATTGAGCATCGCTACCGTTTTAACGAGCTTGAACAGGCGTTTGAACATCTGGATCGCGGCGCGTTCGGTAAAATTGTTCTCACCCGCGAGTAAGCCTTTGTTCCCCGGAATAAACGTAAAAGGGGCATTCCTGTTGCGCATTGTAGCTCTATTTTTGTGTGCTTAATCGCGTTAGCATGAGGCAGCACTCATTTATTCCGGGGAACTCATGGCTATCAAACTCATTGCAATCGACATGGACGGCACGCTGCTGCTGCCAGACCACACCATCTCTCCAGCCGTTAAAAACGCGATCGCCGCGGCGCGCGCAAAGGGCGTGAATGTAGTTCTGACCACGGGGCGTCCGTATGCGGGCGTACATAGCTATCTGAAAGAGCTGCACATGAATCAGCCTGGCGACTACTGCATCACCTATAACGGCGCGCTGGTGCAGAAAGCCGCAGATGGCAGTACGGTTGCGCAAACCGCGCTGAGCTACGATGACTACCTGTTCCTGGAAAAACTGTCCCGTGAAGTGGGTTCCCACTTCCACGCCCTCGATCGCAATACGCTCTATACCGCCAACCGCGATATCAGCTACTACACGGTACATGAATCCTACGTTGCGACCATTCCGCTGGTGTTCTGTGAAGCGGAGAAAATGGACCCGGCGACGCAGTTCCTGAAAGTGATGATGATCGACGAGCCGGAGATCCTGGATAAAGCGATTGCGCGCATTCCGGCGGAGGTAAAAGAGAAGTACACCGTGCTGAAAAGTGCGCCGTACTTCCTCGAAATCCTCGATAAACGCGTCAATAAAGGCACCGGTGTCAAATCACTGGCCGATGCGCTGGGCATTAAACAGGAAGAGATCATGGCGTTGGGCGACCAGGAAAATGACATCGCGATGATCGAATTCGCCGGTATGGGCGTGGCGATGGATAACGCCATTCCATCCGTGAAAGAAGTGGCTAACTTCGTGACCAAATCCAACCTCGAAGACGGCGTGGCTTATGCCATTGAGAAGTTTGTGCTGAACTAAAAACCCGCTTGCGATACCCTGATGCGATAACTGCGCATCAGGGTATCCTCATGAAACAAATCACCTTCGCTTCCCGCCACCATCAGCTCACCAACATCAATACCTGGACGCCGGACAGCCAGTGGCTGGTCTACGACGTGCGCCCATCCGGTGCGTCGTTCACCGGTGAAACCATCGAGCGGGTTCATGTCGCTACGGGTGAGGTAGAGGTGGTATATCGCGCGACTGACGGCGCGCATGTCGGCGTGGTGACCGTTCATCCTGCAGAAGAGAAATATGTCTTTATCCACGGCCCGAAAAACCCGGATGCAGACTGGCACTACGATTTTCATCATCGCCAGGGAGTGATTGCGCAAAACGGTCAGGTGAGCAACCTGGACGCGATGGATATCACCGCGCCTTACACCGCAGGCGCGCTGCGCGGCGGCAGCCACGTCCATGTCTTCAGCCCGAACGGGCAGCTCGTCAGCTTTACCTATAACGACCATGTCCTGCACGAGCGCGATCCTAAACTCGATTTACGCAACGTCGGCGTGGCTGCGCCTTACGGCCCGGTGAACCCGCAGGGGAACCATCCCCGTGAATATTCGGGAACCTTCTGGAGCGTGCTGGTTAGCCGCACGACGCCCAACCCGCAGCCGGGCAGCGATGAAATCAACCGCGCTTACGAAGAGGGCTGGGTGGGCAACGACAGGCTGGCGTTTATCGGCGATACCCTCTCCGCGCAGGGCGAAAAAGTACCCGAACTGTTTATCGTCGACCTGCCGGAAGACGAGCAGGGCTGGAAGCGTGCGGGCGATGCGCCGCTACAAGGCACGACGGGGACCCTGCCAGCCCCGCCAGCAGGAGTAGAGCAGCGTCGTTTAACCTTTACGCATCAGAGGGCGTACCCGGGCCTGGTGAACGTGCCGCGTCACTGGGTTCGCAGCAACCCGCAGGGGACGCAGATTGCGTTTCTGATGCGGGATGATAACGGCATTGTGCAGCTGTGGCTGATCTCGCCTGAGGGCGGGGAACCGCGCCAGTTGACGCGTACCGGGAGCGATATTCAGTCAGCATTTAACTGGCATCCTGCGGGCGGCAGTCTGGGGTTTGTGCTCGAAAATCGGATCGCCTGCTGCGACGCACAGACCGGAGAGGTGACGTTTTTGACGTCCGATCATGGCAACCCACCGTCTGCTGATGCGGTCGTGTTTTCCCCTGACGGGCGCGTTATTGCGTGGATGGAGGAGACAGCCGGTTTCCGTCAGCTTTGGGCAACGGAAACCGCGCAGCGCTAGCGTAGAGGCATGTCAGCGGGCGGGATGACGGCGTTTGTTGCCAGATTCTCCTGCTCGCTTTTTTCTACCCGTGAGCGCACGGAGTTGTCCTTACGAAACACATCCCACGGCAGCAGAAGCGTATCCGCCACGGCCGTAAACGGCATATCCAGGATAACCAGGGATTTGGTGCCCCAGTTTGTATCGTCATCGGAGAGCATCGCCGCGCTGGCGCGCGTCCCCGGATATGTTCCTTCTTTACCGCCGGTGTGAGACATCACGCTCGAACACCCGCAAAGTAAAACTACCCCGCTGAACGTCGTCAGCTTTATCAGAACATTTTTCATCATCACTCAGTCATCGTTAATGGCACTGCATAGACCTGCAACTCAGGGTTATAGCGAGCCTTATCCAAAATGGATAGCCCGATAACCCCGCACTGTGGCAGCCATCGCAATTTAACCCTTTGTGCTGTTGTCCCAGTCTAAGCGAGATGCAGGAAAGTGCAAAAAAAAGTGCAGGTGTCGTTCTTGAAAAGCCCGATTGTAGACCCATTTTAAGAATGTGGCCCGATAACGAACTCGCCTGATGGGTGTTCGGGGGCGCAAAGGCCTGTCCATGGTGGAAGGCTACAATTTCTCGCTGATTTCAGGAGTTTTATTTATGCGTAACTTCGATCTTTCTCCGCTATACCGTTCTGCAATCGGTTTTGACCGCCTGTTTAACCATTTAGAAAATAACCAAAGCCAGAGCAACGGCTACCCTCCATACAATGTTGAGCTGGTTGACGAAAACCACTACCGCATCGCCATTGCCGTCGCCGGTTTTGCAGAAAACGAACTGGAGATCACCGCGCAGGACAACCTGCTGGTGGTGAAAGGTTCCCATACGGCCGAGCAGAAAGAACGTACCTACCTTTATCAGGGCATCGCCGAGCGCAACTTTGAACGCAAGTTCCAGTTAGCCGAGAACATTCACGTTAAAGGCGCGAACCTGGTCAACGGCCTGCTGTTTATCGAACTGGAACGTGTGATTCCGGAAGAGAAAAAACCGCGTCGTATCGAAATTAACTAATTACGCGGGTCGCGTGAGCGGCCCACCCAGACTTGCTTGCCGTAACGGGAGCATATGCGAATCCACCAGGATTTGCAGGAACAACTGCGCACAAAACTACACTGTGCCGAACTCGCTTCTCAGAAGGAGATTTAGTATGCGTAACTATGATTTATCCCCCCTGCTGCGTCAGTGGATTGGTTTTGACAAACTGGCTAACGCCCTGCAAAGCACCACCGAGCAACAGACGTTTCCGCCGTACAATATCGAAAAAAGCGACGATAACCACTATCGCATAACCCTTGCGCTGGCCGGTTTCCGCCAGGACGATCTGGACATCCAGCTTGAAGGCACTCGCCTGACCGTGAAAGGGGCGCCGGAAAAACAAGAGACCGAGACCAAATGGCTGCATCAGGGGCTGGTTAATCAGCCGTTTAGCCTGAGCTTTACCCTGGCAGACCATATGGAAGTGTCCGGCGCAACGTTTACCAACGGGCTGCTGCATATCGACCTGATCCGCAACGTGCCGGAAGCCATCGCGCCGCAGCGTATCGCCATTAGCGAGCGGCCTGCGTTGAATAGCTAATAGTGTGCGGGCTGATGCCCTCACCCCGGCCCTCTCCCGCAGGGAGAGGGTGAAAAGATAAAGCCCTGCTCCGGCAGGGCTTTTTTGTGCGCCATCGCCCATACAACCGACCCCAGCTCTGAGAGAATCCTTAGCATAACTAAGGTTATGATAAGGAAGTGGGTCATGAGTGATATCGCGTTAACCGTCAGCGTGTTGGCCCTGGTCGCTGTTGTTGGCCTGTGGATAGGTAATATCAAAATCCGTGGCGTCGGGTTTGGGATAGGCGGGGTACTGTTTGGCGGCATTTTTGTCGGCCACTTCGCCGACAAGCTCGGGCTGGTCCTCAGCGCCGAGATGCTCCACTTTACTCAGGAGTTCGGTCTGATCCTCTTCGTTTATACCATCGGTATTCAGGTGGGACCGGGCTTTTTCGCCTCACTTCGGGTCTCCGGATTACGGCTCAACCTGTTTGCCCTCGGCATTGTGGTGATGGGCGGGCTGGTCACCGCCATTCTGCACAAAATCTTCGATATCCCGCTCCCCGTGGTGCTGGGCATTTTCTCCGGGGCGGTCACCAACACGCCTGCGCTCGGTGCCGGGCAGCAAATCCTTCGCGATTTGGGCATCGAACCCGGCATTGTCGATCAGATGGGGATGAGCTACGCCATGGCCTATCCGTTTGGGATTTGCGGCATTCTGCTCTCCATGTGGCTGGTACGCGTTCTGTTTCGCATTAACGTCGACAAAGAGGCGAAGGACCACGAAACCACGCTCACCAACGGCCATATGCCGATCAAAACCATCAACATTCGGGTCGATAACCCCAACCTGAACAATATGGCGATTCAGGACGTGCCGATCCTGAACAGCGCCAATATCATCTGCTCTCGCCTCAAGCGTGACGATATGCTGATGGTGCCCGCGCCCGGCACCGTCATTCAACAGGGCGATCTGCTCCACCTCGTCGGCCAGCCCGGAGATTTAAACAACGCTCGGCTGGTGATTGGTCAGGAAGTGGATACCTCGCTCTCAACCCGCGGTACCGACATGCGCGTGGAACGCGTTGTGGTGACTAACGAGCACGTTCTCGGCAAGAAAATACGCGATCTGCAGGTAAAAGAGCGCTACGACGTAGTGATCTCCCGTCTCAACCGTGCGGGTGTTGAACTGGTCGCCAGCCCGGAGGCCAGCCTGCAGTTCGGGGATATCCTCAACCTGGTTGGGCGCCCGTCGTCCATCGACGCCGTCGCGGATATGGTGGGTAACGCCCAGCAAAAACTGCAGCAGGTGCAGATGCTGCCGGTGTTTATCGGCATCGGGCTCGGCGTGCTGCTCGGTTCTATTCCTGTGTACGTGCCGGGCTTCCCGGTGGCGCTTAAGCTGGGCCTGGCGGGCGGGCCGCTGATTATGGCGTTGATCCTCGGGCGTATCGGCTGCATCGGTAAGCTCTACTGGTTTATGCCGCCGAGCGCCAACCTGGCGCTGCGCGAGCTGGGTATCGTGCTGTTCCTGGCGGTGGTCGGCCTGAAATCCGGCGGTGACTTTGTCGATACCCTGGTCAGGGGCGAAGGGATGAGTTGGGTCGGCTACGGTATTTTCATCACGGCGATCCCGCTGTTGACGGTAGGCATACTGGCGCGGATGTTCGCCAAAATGAATTACCTGACGCTGTGCGGGATGCTGGCGGGCTCCATGACCGATCCGCCCGCGCTGGCCTTTGCCAATAACCTGCACACTACCAGCGGCGCGGCAGCGCTCTCCTATGCCACCGTCTACCCGCTGGTGATGTTCCTGCGCATCATCACCCCGCAGCTACTGGCGGTGCTGTTCTGGGGGATGAGCTAGCAGCTCGTCCGGGTGGATGCGCCGCAGATGGTAGTCCACCTGGTAATCACTGGTATTTCGGAACATCACGGAATAATTGAGGAACTCGCCGCTGTCGCTGTAGGAGAGAGAGGTAATTCGCAGCAGCGGCGTCTGTTCCGGCAGGTTCAT from Enterobacter dykesii encodes the following:
- the ibpB gene encoding small heat shock chaperone IbpB; translated protein: MRNYDLSPLLRQWIGFDKLANALQSTTEQQTFPPYNIEKSDDNHYRITLALAGFRQDDLDIQLEGTRLTVKGAPEKQETETKWLHQGLVNQPFSLSFTLADHMEVSGATFTNGLLHIDLIRNVPEAIAPQRIAISERPALNS
- a CDS encoding putative transporter, with the translated sequence MSDIALTVSVLALVAVVGLWIGNIKIRGVGFGIGGVLFGGIFVGHFADKLGLVLSAEMLHFTQEFGLILFVYTIGIQVGPGFFASLRVSGLRLNLFALGIVVMGGLVTAILHKIFDIPLPVVLGIFSGAVTNTPALGAGQQILRDLGIEPGIVDQMGMSYAMAYPFGICGILLSMWLVRVLFRINVDKEAKDHETTLTNGHMPIKTINIRVDNPNLNNMAIQDVPILNSANIICSRLKRDDMLMVPAPGTVIQQGDLLHLVGQPGDLNNARLVIGQEVDTSLSTRGTDMRVERVVVTNEHVLGKKIRDLQVKERYDVVISRLNRAGVELVASPEASLQFGDILNLVGRPSSIDAVADMVGNAQQKLQQVQMLPVFIGIGLGVLLGSIPVYVPGFPVALKLGLAGGPLIMALILGRIGCIGKLYWFMPPSANLALRELGIVLFLAVVGLKSGGDFVDTLVRGEGMSWVGYGIFITAIPLLTVGILARMFAKMNYLTLCGMLAGSMTDPPALAFANNLHTTSGAAALSYATVYPLVMFLRIITPQLLAVLFWGMS